The Methanococcoides methylutens MM1 genome has a window encoding:
- a CDS encoding stage II sporulation protein M has product MKREEVDRFKIKRRDVIWSVKLFILFAALAFVFSISVYVVAYFFSQPEATSSVVIPTAQAATSEIDAVNDAIVSTSAAATSKVDVGARYVGPIYSVFVFNTIAILVTAIGTGAITYSHRFAFREIIFRSRHPFYCRIISGLDKPSPIFLSFIRKTAARIYPEIRQYQTTEKRKDPNSIWKNCSYHGEDYRAVALMLPLIFPVLTLLLNGIIAGIVLALFLFNGILWGSQTAGLAGIFLGADFAFVYYLASISPHGIIELPVIFIATSLAYRFSRVHSEEIIRGNLFEADSYEDIKKDIKVIESVTRAYLRSGYMWKTFSIMILLLLIAAYIEIQLTPKISGYVFDMVGLLSCNLI; this is encoded by the coding sequence ATGAAAAGGGAAGAGGTAGATCGTTTCAAAATAAAAAGGAGAGATGTAATATGGTCAGTGAAACTCTTCATACTATTCGCAGCACTGGCCTTTGTCTTCAGCATATCCGTTTACGTTGTTGCTTACTTTTTTTCACAACCTGAAGCAACCAGCAGTGTGGTAATTCCCACTGCACAGGCTGCAACCTCGGAGATCGATGCCGTCAACGATGCTATAGTTTCGACCTCTGCGGCCGCTACTTCCAAAGTGGATGTAGGCGCCAGGTATGTAGGCCCGATATACTCCGTTTTTGTCTTCAACACAATAGCAATACTTGTCACAGCCATCGGCACGGGGGCCATAACATACAGTCACAGGTTCGCTTTCAGGGAAATAATATTTCGATCCCGTCACCCCTTCTATTGCAGGATCATATCAGGTCTGGACAAGCCTTCCCCTATATTCCTATCATTCATACGAAAAACAGCTGCACGCATATATCCAGAGATCAGGCAATATCAAACAACTGAAAAGAGAAAGGATCCGAATTCCATCTGGAAGAACTGCAGTTACCACGGAGAAGATTACAGGGCAGTCGCATTAATGTTACCACTCATATTCCCTGTACTGACTTTACTCCTGAACGGAATTATAGCCGGGATCGTCCTCGCACTTTTCCTTTTCAACGGGATACTCTGGGGAAGCCAGACAGCAGGATTGGCAGGTATTTTCCTGGGTGCTGACTTTGCCTTTGTATATTACCTTGCTTCAATATCCCCTCACGGGATCATCGAACTACCTGTGATCTTCATAGCCACATCCCTTGCATACAGGTTTTCGAGAGTACACTCAGAAGAGATCATAAGAGGAAATCTGTTCGAAGCTGACAGTTATGAGGATATAAAAAAGGATATCAAAGTAATAGAGAGTGTCACCAGAGCTTACTTGAGATCCGGATATATGTGGAAAACATTCTCAATTATGATCCTCTTGCTCCTTATAGCTGCGTATATAGAGATACAGCTGACACCCAAAATATCGGGATATGTGTTCGATATGGTGGGTCTGCTGAGTTGCAATCTGATATGA